Proteins encoded in a region of the Magallana gigas chromosome 8, xbMagGiga1.1, whole genome shotgun sequence genome:
- the LOC105333763 gene encoding uncharacterized protein translates to MAFRRCLRTHVLTSKIFSASSSTCFGSHCTQRFISVPAFAKVSVARSDRAVNHMTSHVIRVPSISLSKFHLSASREKENEADEPKWISEKFGKECVIIPIAIDKIYLLQRKLTDLSWQNDVGYFIKSAGERSKFDVYLYGKTKEEAEKVGRLLKEWFEERTGGSKPKPLHTFEGFVPAQPEEGDIPASHVLFKVLKDKESELRKIEEHFECKIHYKRFVYRKGFTVHSNDATIRDEAEVALKKVVDGALEELRSADVLIFDCPDEFSMADVLSKCEKEFEENVYFGTSRKEGRIYVTVYADKKETAAKFQAYVLDTFQNKTEEAKNQFKKIVKVDKYTRNFKDHINQNLKRQLERDYHSNVKIHFHESQSENDRKKLQCIVTGDNAEEVQKVADQIAMMRHSFRPLPKVLKEPLNVDSSNIN, encoded by the exons atggcGTTTCGTAGATGTTTACGGACGCACGTGTTGACATCAAAAATTTTCTCCGCCTCATCATCAACATG tTTTGGAAGCCACTGTACACAGAGATTCATCTCCGTGCCAGCTTTTGCCAAGGTCAGTGTGGCACGGTCAGACAGAGCAGTAAATCACATGACCAGTCATGTGATCAGAGTTCCCTCAATTTCACTGAGCAAATTCCATTTATCAGCTTCCAGGGAGAAGGAAAACGAAGCTGACGAACCCAAGTGGATTTCTGAAAAGTTTGGAAAAGAATGTGTGATAATTCCAATAGCCATCGATAAGATATATCTTCTTCAAAGGAAATTAACAGATCTGAGTTGGCAGAATGATGTTGGGTACTTTATAAAATCGGCTGGGGAGAGGAGCAAGTTTGATGTTTATCTGTATGGGAAAACCAAGGAAGAGGCAGAAAAGGTTGGAAGGTTGCTAAAAGAATGGTTTGAAGAAAGAACAGGGGGTTCCAAACCAAAACCTCTGCACACTTTTGAAGGGTTTGTGCCAGCCCAACCTGAAGAAGGTGACATCCCTGCAAGCCATGTACTATTCAAAGTGCTTAAAGATAAAGAAAGTGAATTAAGGAAAATTGAGGAGCACTTTGAATGTAAGATACATTATAAGAGATTTGTTTACAGAAAAGGTTTCACTGTACATTCTAATGATGCTACAATACGAGATGAGGCAGAAGTGGCCCTCAAGAAAGTTGTGGATGGAGCTTTGGAAGAACTGAGATCAGctgatgttttaatttttgattgcCCAGATGAATTTTCAATGGCGGATGTTCTCTCAAAATGCGAAAAAGAATTTGaggaaaatgtttattttggaaCCTCAAGGAAAGAAGGAAGGATTTATGTAACAGTATATGCAGACAAAAAAGAAACTGCAGCAAAATTTCAGGCATATGTTTTGgatacatttcaaaataaaacagaagaaGCCAAAAATCAGTTCAAGAAAATTGTTAAAGTTGACAAATAcacaagaaactttaaagatcATATAAACCAAAACTTAAAAAGACAGTTAGAGAGGGATTACCATTCTAATGTCAAGATCCATTTTCATGAGTCTCAGAGTGAAAATGATAGAAAGAAATTACAATGTATTGTCACTGGGGACAATGCAGAGGAGGTCCAAAAGGTTGCAGATCAGATCGCAATGATGAGGCATAGCTTTAGACCACTACCAAAAGTGTTAAAAGAACCATTGAATGTTGACTCATCAAATATTAACTAA